From Candidatus Methylacidithermus pantelleriae, the proteins below share one genomic window:
- a CDS encoding outer membrane protein: MNTFSSLTLQKWAAGRVVLRYLATFLGVGSLVSVAWGGDTTGNFKETKAPEEVYTNNRGFYAGVFAGGAVSDNDEIVQSGTAFLIPPLDVRATGAAKSNTGFMVGLNVGYEWPGWRLGGDPRWALLPALEFEGYYLSADQTGFLNNPTPRLPEHLFDFRAPMDIGVLMPNLVLTLHTPYRVHPYIGGGVGAAIVSNVGATSFQLAPPEPGINHFNSNPNASDWGFAATARAGLRFDITRHLYFFVEYKFLTIGTTDYTFGSTVYPTHAPTSPWSVHYGDMFEHMGVGGIGFAF; the protein is encoded by the coding sequence ATGAACACTTTCAGCTCTCTAACACTTCAAAAGTGGGCAGCAGGCAGGGTTGTCCTAAGGTATTTGGCTACTTTTTTGGGCGTCGGCTCTCTGGTTTCAGTTGCATGGGGGGGTGACACGACTGGCAATTTCAAGGAAACAAAGGCACCGGAGGAAGTCTACACAAACAATCGCGGCTTTTACGCCGGCGTTTTTGCCGGTGGCGCAGTATCGGATAACGATGAGATCGTGCAGAGCGGCACAGCGTTTCTTATCCCGCCGCTGGATGTGCGGGCGACCGGAGCCGCAAAAAGTAATACAGGGTTCATGGTAGGTCTGAACGTCGGGTATGAATGGCCGGGATGGCGCCTGGGCGGCGATCCGCGCTGGGCTTTGCTCCCGGCTTTGGAGTTTGAGGGTTATTACCTGAGCGCAGATCAAACCGGTTTCTTGAATAACCCTACGCCGCGCCTTCCGGAGCACCTCTTTGATTTTCGCGCGCCAATGGACATTGGGGTGTTGATGCCTAATCTAGTTCTAACGCTACATACGCCCTACCGGGTTCATCCTTACATTGGCGGGGGCGTCGGAGCGGCCATTGTTTCCAATGTGGGAGCCACCTCATTTCAGCTGGCTCCGCCCGAGCCAGGGATCAATCATTTTAATTCGAACCCGAACGCGTCGGATTGGGGATTCGCGGCGACAGCCCGGGCGGGTCTGCGTTTTGATATCACTCGCCATTTGTACTTTTTTGTGGAGTACAAATTCCTGACGATCGGCACCACCGATTACACGTTTGGTTCGACCGTCTATCCCACTCACGCGCCCACCTCGCCCTGGTCAGTTCATTACGGTGACATGTTCGAGCACATGGGCGTGGGAGGAATCGGTTTTGCGTTCTGA
- a CDS encoding carbonic anhydrase gives MKRIEPTCYVVLASVIALFTGQFVKAGEPGHSQQPGVAPAEAISKLTEGNFRYASGNLQHPGQTPERRTELANSQHPFAIIVSCSDSRVPPEIVFDQGLGDLFVLRVAGNVINDESLGSIEYAVDHLGTRLIVVLGHQRCGAVEAAKKTIAAKRKAPGHMQSLVKAIQPAVEATAKDDLETTIKANVKHVVQSLRSSTPVLKARVDSGDLKVAGAYYNLDTGAVTFLDGN, from the coding sequence ATGAAAAGGATCGAGCCAACGTGTTATGTCGTGTTAGCAAGCGTTATCGCTTTGTTTACAGGGCAGTTTGTAAAGGCTGGCGAACCCGGACATTCGCAGCAACCAGGTGTGGCCCCGGCGGAAGCGATTTCCAAGCTCACAGAGGGCAACTTCCGCTACGCAAGCGGCAACCTTCAACATCCGGGGCAGACTCCGGAGCGCCGGACGGAATTGGCGAATAGCCAGCATCCTTTCGCCATTATCGTCAGCTGCTCAGATTCGCGGGTGCCGCCCGAGATCGTATTTGATCAGGGTCTGGGGGATTTGTTCGTGCTTCGGGTGGCAGGCAACGTAATTAACGACGAAAGCCTGGGCAGCATCGAGTATGCCGTCGATCACCTGGGTACGCGACTGATTGTCGTTTTGGGCCATCAGCGTTGCGGCGCTGTGGAAGCGGCCAAGAAGACGATCGCCGCCAAGCGGAAAGCACCCGGACACATGCAGTCGTTAGTCAAGGCGATCCAACCTGCGGTCGAAGCCACTGCGAAAGATGACTTGGAGACGACCATCAAGGCAAACGTCAAGCACGTGGTGCAGAGTCTGCGCTCCTCAACACCGGTTCTCAAAGCCAGAGTAGATTCAGGCGATCTGAAGGTAGCAGGGGCTTATTATAATCTGGATACTGGCGCTGTTACCTTTTTGGACGGAAACTAG
- a CDS encoding ABC transporter substrate-binding protein, whose translation MATPQLGNTQDISCRAWLKAQGFKVTLTGGDVMVIPTANPDQLRLLRRGAVEAVWTVEPWVTRLERDATARFLEDKETITTWLVSSVKFL comes from the coding sequence ATCGCCACGCCACAGCTGGGCAACACGCAGGATATTTCCTGCCGTGCATGGTTAAAAGCCCAAGGATTCAAGGTCACGCTAACGGGCGGCGACGTAATGGTAATTCCCACGGCAAATCCTGACCAGCTCCGCCTTTTGCGAAGGGGCGCGGTGGAAGCCGTCTGGACCGTGGAACCGTGGGTGACACGCTTGGAACGCGACGCTACGGCGCGTTTTCTGGAAGACAAGGAGACCATCACGACCTGGCTGGTCTCCAGTGTGAAGTTTTTATAA
- a CDS encoding PhnD/SsuA/transferrin family substrate-binding protein, whose translation MAHLQCYNAGPSAMEAIFAGSLDVTYVGPGPTLNAHLKSNGEEMRVLSGSANGGVALVVRADSAIKTPADFRSKKSPRHSWATRRIFPAVHG comes from the coding sequence ATGGCACACTTACAATGTTACAATGCGGGACCCTCAGCCATGGAAGCAATTTTCGCCGGATCGCTCGACGTCACGTACGTGGGTCCCGGCCCCACACTTAACGCCCACTTAAAATCAAATGGCGAAGAAATGCGCGTCCTTTCGGGTTCAGCCAACGGCGGGGTCGCCTTAGTAGTGAGAGCCGATTCAGCCATCAAAACGCCTGCCGATTTTCGCAGCAAGAAATCGCCACGCCACAGCTGGGCAACACGCAGGATATTTCCTGCCGTGCATGGTTAA
- a CDS encoding sulfotransferase domain-containing protein, which yields MPRKDLRRAKIVLLVRDPRDCFVSLYI from the coding sequence GTGCCCCGGAAGGATTTGCGACGGGCGAAAATCGTTCTACTTGTACGCGATCCTCGAGACTGCTTCGTTTCGCTTTACATTTAA